The DNA region TCAGTTTATCGTGGTGATAGGGGTTCGGATTGCCTGTGTGGCGTGTGACCATCTCGAAGATACTGCCCCAGAGTTCTTCAGGTGTGAGGGATTCGATGAGGTAATCCCCGTTGGCGCGTCGAAGATCCAAAAGTGTTTTTACGGCATCGCACGCGACTTGTTGCAATTGTGGATTTCCCGTCGCACGTGGGATTAATTCCGTCGCGCTATGGGACTGGACATGCTGCCGAAGGTTCTCCCAATCCGGCAACCCTTTTTTCTCTCCGAAGGTGAAAACCCCAGGGATATATTCGACTGTTACAATCTGCTCGAAAAGCGACTTTGGCACAGCCGGTGGAGATTGCGCTGGTGGCACACCGAGTGTCCGATGTGACAAGAGCGTGTCGGAGGGGATCACCGTCCCCCGCGCCGCAATGGATGAAAGCTGAACGTTGCTCCCGACATTCACGGCATCGAAAATGCTATTTTCAATGGTGCTACCTGTAGCAAGTCCCCGGACAGGTGCCGCTAACCTTTCAGGTATCGGATTCGCTTCAAAGGTTGTATCGTTTGCAGTGACGTTCTGCAGTCCGACCGCATCCCCAACCAGTGTCGCGCCCAGCAGTGTAACGTTTTCAAGCCGACAGTAATCCCCGATCCGAATCTTTTCGCCGAGATGCACCCTACCGAGGAGATAGCACGCCGTGCCTATCTCAATATCTTCGCTGTCCACTGTTATCTGTGCTGCAGGGTCAACGCGAACGCCTTTCCGCGCCAGAGATTCTCGGATTTCAGCAAACAGGGCGGCTTCACCCGATAGCACGTTGGACCATCGGTTAACGCCTGACAGCACTTCCCCGCGATAGATGAAAGCGTTGGTTTTCAATCCGTCCGCATAACAGTGTCGAATGAGGTCAACGTGGTGGAGTTCATCGTTTCGATTTGTGTGGGGTTGCAACCGATGTATCCGTTCTATCAGCACGCTTTTCCGAATCAGTGTGATCCCCGTATTGGTATACGCCTCACCGCGATGCCATCGGTCCCACATCTCCTGTTTTTCCGCCGCTGTCATGTCATACCACTCTTTGGTGCGGGTGAGTTGTCCGTCAGCGTCGAAAAAGAGTCCGCCCTTATCCACGACTGTTTCAGGGATCTTGCCGCAGAGCGTGACATCCGCACCAGAAATGAAGTGGGAGAGCAGTGTCTGTGCGAAAATCTCGCGATCCAAAAACGGTTCATCACCGAATGCCACCCCAATCCATTCTGCGTCGGACGCTTGGAGCGCTGGCAGTGCTGCTTGTAAGGCACCCCCTGTGCCGTTCATCTCTTCTTGGATACACGGGATAGCATCGGGACCCAAGAGTTGCATGGGATCCCCGTTTTTCTCAATACGCGCTGCCATCTGTGGGTTAATGACGACAATATCTGGGCGATCGCCGAGCAGGTAACGTCGCGAAAGTTGGAGTGTGTTCCGCTCACCGAAGGTGATGTCCAGCGTTTTGCTCAAGCGTCCGGTGGGATCGATGCGGGTGCCTTTACCCGCTGCAAGCACCACCCACTGCGGTGTGAGGTCGTTTTCAAGTGTCTCTGTAGGAAGTGTAGAGAAAAAACTTTCAAGGGCGGCAGTGTTTGACGAAATTGCCGCGAGCGTTTCTTCCAATTCGCAACCGAGAAGGTTTTCAAGGAGATGTGTTTTCATTTAATCGTTATCGTCTAATTCATTTTGGATGGATTGAAATTGCGTTAATGCAGCCTCTAAATTTTTAGTGATTTCCGCTACTAATACATCTGGCGCAGGGAGATCCGCTGCATCCTCAAGCGAGTCCTCTTTCAACCAGAAGATGTCGAGATTGGCATGCTCGCGTTGAACAAGTTCTTCGTAGTTGAAGGCACGAAAACGCTCGGTTTCGACCCGTTCATAGCGGTTCTTCGGATTGTAGCGGGTAATAAAATCTTGTAGGTCGGCATCACGTAAAGGATTCGTTTTGAGGGTAAAACGTTTATCCGTCCGTAGATCGTAGATCCAAAGTTTCTGTGTCCACGGCTCCGCACGCGCAGGCCGCTTGTCAAAAAAGAGGACGTTTGCTTTGACCCCTTGCGCATAAAAGATACCCGTTGGCAGTCGCAACAATGTATGGACATCAAATTGCTTGAGGAGTTGTCGACGAATCGTCTCCCCCGCGCCGCGTTCAAAGAGCACATTATCTGGAAGAACGACGGCAGCGCGGCCATCTGTTTTGAGGATGGTTTTGATGTGCTGGAGGAAGTTGAACTGTTTGTTTGAGGTTGTCGCCCAGAAATCCTCGCGTTCATAAGTAGAGGCGGTGTTCTTCTGTTTACTTCCGTCAGTCGCTATTGTAATACTACTCCTGTTCCCGAACGGTGGATTCGTAAGCACCATGTCATAGCGATCCTTTGTAGCACTTCTGAGACTATCATCGGTTGTAATAGGGCTCTCTGTTCCACCGATACCGTGCAAGTACAAATTCATTACGCACAAGCGCACCACGTTATCAACGATGTCTGTCCCCGCGAAGGTTTTAAATCTAAGAAACGCCTTCTGTTCGCGGGTCAAGTTGTAATTTTCGGAGATATAGTTATATGCTGCAAGGAAAAAGCCACCTGTCCCACACGCTGGATCACAGACAGTTCTCATAGGAAGCGGGCGCATCACAGTTACCATCGCTTTGATGAGGGGGCGTGGTGTGAAATATTGACCTGCTCCACTTTTGGTGTCCTCAGCATTTTTCTGTAAAAGCCCTTCATAGATAGTGCCTTTGATGTCCGCCGTCATCCCACTCCATGTTTCATCATTGATGAGGTGGATAAGCCGTTGCAGGTTTGCAGGTGTCTGAATCCGGTTTTGTGATTTTCGGAAGATCACACCGAGCAGCCCCTTCTGAGTGCTCAATTCTCGAAGGATTTTGACATATTGTGTTTCAAGTGCAGCACCGCGCTCTTTGAGGAGACTCTCCCAATCCAGTTCAGCAGGAATGGTTGAGGGTTTGTTAAGCGGCGGCTTTGTCGACTCGTCAGCGAGTTTCAGGAACAGCAGATACGTAAGTTGTTCGACATAATCGCCGTAACTCACTCCGTCATCTCGAAGCACATTGCAGAAATTCCAGAGCTTTTGAACAATTGTTGCGGATTCGTTGGACATGGATATCCTTTAATGGGTTGTGTTAGTCTGAAATCAAAGGTTTTCGGGCCGCATAACCAATTCACAGAAAAGGGCAAGTTCGCCGAAAATCTCATCTCGATCCTCTATAATTGTTGGAATTGGTATAATGTTTGCATGGAGTTCATGTGGGTGCGGATCTGGAACTACTTTAATATTTCTCTCAAGAAAAAATGGGTTCTCATAAAATATACTCGCTGAGAAGTCAGCCCTTGCTTTTATTTTGATCTTTCCTTCAACATATTTCCTCCCAATTTCCCATATCTCGCTTTTAGTGAGTGATGAGATACGATATACAGAAAGTTCATTTGGACTCCCTGATGTTGGGGCAAACGCTCTCGCTTTGACTTCCTTTTTTGTGCGAGCATAACCGCTCTTAGAGTTAATAAAATAGGTTAACTTCTCATCCAGTGAAATATTCATATTAGGTGCTTTATTCAAGGATATTACCTAAGTAACATATATAGGAAAGGCACAGCTGAGAATTGCACCGGTCAAGAACTTGCGGGATTGACGGTTGTGTACACTGACACTAAAGGAACATCAAAAAGTATGTAGAGATTTCCTGGCAAGAGCACTTGAAAAATATGCCGTCAGTGGTCTCTTAGCAATTATGGTTTTATCAAATTTAGCGACAGTGTCGCTTTATTCAGAAAATGAGGTAACCAACATTGTAAGAAAGCGGGTAAGTGACGGAAATTTTGATAATTCACAAGTTCCTTTGACTCTACGCGTGCCTCCTAAAGATGCAACATAAACAACCTGATTGTCTCCGTATATGCTCATCGTTGCTATACCTTTGCGATCCCTTGACCTCCATTCAAACCCAATGCCACCATCCATTAACCAACCGATGTCCGGCATGGATACATTGCAATGAAAAAAGAATTCTAGTAGAAGACGGGTTTCCTTGTACGCCATATCCGGGACAGGAACAATTTCGCTATCCAATGTACAAGCTTCCTCCACCTCCTCGCGAACTTCTTCTAACTGTTGATGTCCATCATCCAGCCATGACAAATATGGATCAGCAGCAGACGATAAGCTGCTAATCCAATCATCTGCAATTGGCGGATTATATCCGATTGGTAAATTATATTCATAAGTCTGCGTATCCACAGCATAAGGCGTTAACGACGGGATATTGGGGGCACTCATGAATTCCGACTCCATCTGGTTCTGAGAGGTTTGGTCGCGTAGTCCAAAACTTTTATATTTAATCATTGTTTCCGCTCCCATATTTGTGTTTGAATATCTTCCGTGAACATGCTGATGAATTTCTCTCGAATTTCGTCTCGAGCTTCTTTGAACCACATTTCCATTGGATATGCAGCGTTTTCCGGAAAACCACGTACTGTAAAATCTGTCTGCAATGTTTGTCGTTGATCGGGCATCTTTACACGATTACTGATAGCGAGATGCAACCGGCCTCGTAAATCCGGCACTGAAAATGAAGTTTGGAAGATCATCAATTCCGCCTCCTTCCAAAATGAATTGGAGTGTTGAGAATCAACAAACATGTTGTACACTTTTCCGATATCATTAAGAACGTTCCAACCATCCCCGTGCATAAGTTGATCGATATAACTTAACTCGTACTGCAACGGAGTTACCGAACCAAGTTCCAAGTTTTTCATAATTTCGCCAAAACGGTTATAAAAACCTTCAAAACTTTCAAAGATTGCTGAGAAACCCGGATATTCCTGATCTGAATCAGTTCTACGCCAATTGAATGTAAACCGATCACGTTGAACTTGCAATATTTTGCTTTCACCCTCATGTATGAACCAAGTTCGTGGGAAGGGAGGAACATTACTAATTTCAAACTCAGTTTCCTCACCTTGGTTCGGAAAGATCTCAATAGTAGGATTAACAAGCGGACGTTCCACAATACGCGCAAACTGATCCTTTTTAAATTCTTGCCAAAGTGACCCAAGGTGGGGAGCAAGGAAGCCATTAAGAGGCTTGAAAAGAACACTCAATACAACTTCATCTACCGGAGGTTTCGCAAAATCAAGTTTCTTTTTTTGGGCATCCATCATGTATTACCTATCAAAGTTTAATATTAATTTATCGCTATTTCATTTTAACACAGACCCGTCATTAAATACAATATCAATTTTCGATTTTAACGCGTGTGAATGAGCAAATCGTCGATTCATACAACTTCATGTTTCCAATTCATCGAAATCCTTCAACGTACTTTTAACTTCAGCATCTAATGTTTCTGCTGTGAGGCTGTCGTCAAAAGGAGAGATTCCGGCTGCATACATCAGATCCGAGAGATCCCATCGCGAAATATTAAGCAATTGTGCTGCTCTACCGGCACTAATATCGCCTTGGCGTAGGAGTTCGAGAACAAAAGTTTCTCTTGCCTTACGCTCCGGGTCTACTTTATTCATCCGCATCTCCCCATAATTCTGCCAGCAGCGCGTCTGCGATATAGTCGTCATGGCGTTCACCTATATCTGTCACATTGGATTTCAACGTTCCTGCCAAGGCAATGAGCGGATCTGGATGGTCTTCGTATGGTCCTTTAACCACGCGGATCTGTGGGCGAACAGCATTCTTTAAGCGTTTCCTTATTTCTGTGGCATCCCACTCCAACGTTCCTGCTAATGCAAGAAGCGGATCGGTATCCTTTCTGTTAAACTCGTCTCGATCTTTTTTATTCATCTTTACCACCTCACAATTCAGTCAACGACGCATCGCCGATAGAACCATCATTCTGTTCCAATGCTCCGCCTAATGTAATACCATCTCTAAAAGTTTATATTGCATTAGCCTCACCGTCCATCCAGGCCCGGTAGGTGCGGTTTCTAACCGCACGGAACATAACCAAAAACGGTAGGAAACCCTTTTAAGAGAAATCATCAATTAGAAATGGTATAAGGAGTGGATAGTTATCGCTGTTCTGTGTTTTTGACTTCGTTGTTTTCTTTCCTCTTTTCGGTTGCTGCTGTTTCTTTTCGGCTCGAATTTTCTCCAACAACACGCTTGCCGGTTCATCGCTCGGATCCTGCGACACAAGTTTGCCAGAGAAGGCCTGCTTAAGGATAGATTGTCGTAGACCTTCCGAGCGTTCAAGTTCTGACTTAATGGTTACCTCAATTTCATCAGCAACTGAAAGATTTCGCTCAAGTTCAGAGACAACTTGTTTCTGCTCAGGAAGGGGCGGGAGCGGAACAGGTATTTTTCGCATCGCCGACTGATTAAGTTTTAGTCTTGTTGTTCCTGTCAAGTACCCATGATAATCAAATGTATTCAAATAATGGCATAAAAATTGATTTGATGTGACCTCAGATTTTGCTCTCAAGACATGGGCATGGTTATTTACCCAGCTCTTATCCCTAATGAGATATGCTGTATCTTTTAAAAAGTCCAAGAATGGAGCACCATCTTCTCCTAATAAGACGAGTTCCTCATCAAACAAATAATCATCAATCCACCCAACTCGTCCAGTTGCCCCATAGTATGGATAAAGTTCTGACTCAGATTTACCGCTTATCCGGGTTTCCCGTTCTTTTGCGTTTATCGGTATTCGCTGGCTATCTAAAATCTCGGCACAATTTGCTAAGGTTGTCCACTCCCAACCCTCAGGCAACTCTGATAAACCTTCCTGCGTAGAAACTTCTGAAACCGACATC from Candidatus Poribacteria bacterium includes:
- a CDS encoding DUF89 family protein; this encodes MKTHLLENLLGCELEETLAAISSNTAALESFFSTLPTETLENDLTPQWVVLAAGKGTRIDPTGRLSKTLDITFGERNTLQLSRRYLLGDRPDIVVINPQMAARIEKNGDPMQLLGPDAIPCIQEEMNGTGGALQAALPALQASDAEWIGVAFGDEPFLDREIFAQTLLSHFISGADVTLCGKIPETVVDKGGLFFDADGQLTRTKEWYDMTAAEKQEMWDRWHRGEAYTNTGITLIRKSVLIERIHRLQPHTNRNDELHHVDLIRHCYADGLKTNAFIYRGEVLSGVNRWSNVLSGEAALFAEIRESLARKGVRVDPAAQITVDSEDIEIGTACYLLGRVHLGEKIRIGDYCRLENVTLLGATLVGDAVGLQNVTANDTTFEANPIPERLAAPVRGLATGSTIENSIFDAVNVGSNVQLSSIAARGTVIPSDTLLSHRTLGVPPAQSPPAVPKSLFEQIVTVEYIPGVFTFGEKKGLPDWENLRQHVQSHSATELIPRATGNPQLQQVACDAVKTLLDLRRANGDYLIESLTPEELWGSIFEMVTRHTGNPNPYHHDKLKARQTALALLPEFWKDNWLTRLKLVVAGNIIDYSSERVVKKLKTNPDYFSESLRAAVDTSFSIDCYEMFCEKVIDAVPQHILWLADNDGEVIFDIAFVQELVKCGHHIVIVGKADNASNDATLTDLQEIVGYPQFREVQTAIQEGIVKLMSSGAKTIGTNLYQGTPEFFNALLDADLVISKGQGNFFTTPGWTKDTFYLLLSKGVTAEQSTGVIADRNLVIDGLILSYVPGGTKRVVPLRELF
- a CDS encoding TIGR04255 family protein; the protein is MMDAQKKKLDFAKPPVDEVVLSVLFKPLNGFLAPHLGSLWQEFKKDQFARIVERPLVNPTIEIFPNQGEETEFEISNVPPFPRTWFIHEGESKILQVQRDRFTFNWRRTDSDQEYPGFSAIFESFEGFYNRFGEIMKNLELGSVTPLQYELSYIDQLMHGDGWNVLNDIGKVYNMFVDSQHSNSFWKEAELMIFQTSFSVPDLRGRLHLAISNRVKMPDQRQTLQTDFTVRGFPENAAYPMEMWFKEARDEIREKFISMFTEDIQTQIWERKQ
- a CDS encoding SAM-dependent DNA methyltransferase, with amino-acid sequence MSNESATIVQKLWNFCNVLRDDGVSYGDYVEQLTYLLFLKLADESTKPPLNKPSTIPAELDWESLLKERGAALETQYVKILRELSTQKGLLGVIFRKSQNRIQTPANLQRLIHLINDETWSGMTADIKGTIYEGLLQKNAEDTKSGAGQYFTPRPLIKAMVTVMRPLPMRTVCDPACGTGGFFLAAYNYISENYNLTREQKAFLRFKTFAGTDIVDNVVRLCVMNLYLHGIGGTESPITTDDSLRSATKDRYDMVLTNPPFGNRSSITIATDGSKQKNTASTYEREDFWATTSNKQFNFLQHIKTILKTDGRAAVVLPDNVLFERGAGETIRRQLLKQFDVHTLLRLPTGIFYAQGVKANVLFFDKRPARAEPWTQKLWIYDLRTDKRFTLKTNPLRDADLQDFITRYNPKNRYERVETERFRAFNYEELVQREHANLDIFWLKEDSLEDAADLPAPDVLVAEITKNLEAALTQFQSIQNELDDND